Below is a genomic region from Pleuronectes platessa chromosome 18, fPlePla1.1, whole genome shotgun sequence.
agaaaggatgatacgctgcagcctccttttgtcgtttgcggtggcagcagcgaaccagatggtgatggaggaggtgaggatggactcgattaTACATATCCTCTAAACTACAAAAACTGCTGAAGTATTGAACCATAAATATACGCAACTGGAATAAACCCTAGATTTTTGGACAGCAAGTGCATTGTAAATAATATCAAGACGTGACCATAggttattcatttttttattacaaagtCATGATAATACACATTTCACAAGGATAGAACTCCAGACAGCCACATGTCGAGCGTTGGAGCCGCTCACTCCACCTTTTATAATGGTACAAAATATCTAAAACAGGTCACTCACTCCCCGACACAATGTTcgtacacattcacacacaaaccattcaggaggagaaacactTGACTGTGATAAACACTGTCTTCATAGGAAGACGGGATGAAGGGACAGAcgttaaaagtaaaaaaaaaaataaaattaacacTGAGCATAGAACAGGGCCTGACTGGGTAAAAGGGAGAGTATTATGTACACAGTAAAAGGCGACTTCATTCTAAACATGCATTCACTGATAAATGAACACAGCAAAGCCAGACTTTCAGTTTGGGGAATGCTGGTTATTCTAACAGTACCATAAATAGACATTTTTTGCATGTGAGCACTAGACTTGTAAATCATCTACGTCTCTGCAGGTAAGTTGTCATGGGCCCCACATGTGTTAAATCTGAAATGGCATGAGGAACAGTAACGCTTAAGatctttacattacagcagaCCTGGTTCACACCATGGCTGGAAAGGATTTATGGCGTTTGTTTTTCACTCCATGGAGCTCCAGGTGGGTGGGGTTAACACTCAAGAGAAAAGGGCAACACAAAAGTCATGTTTTATCATTAATCAAATACTGTGTAAACGTTCTGGTCAACACCCACACAACTGGTGCTTCACTGAGCTTGGAAACAGGTGTGGCAAAATGTAAACCAGGTCGGCCAATgggaacacaagataaaagtGGAATACAGGAAGATCCTGTCATCATAGGAGGAGAGTAGAGGAATCAGTGGGGCTTGAGGAAAATACTACAGCCATCATTCTTTCCCGTGCAGGGCTTCAAgttgtcttcacctcctctttagGTCTGGAACACAAACAAGGTTCCTAAGCACCAACATATCTGGCAACCAACTGTCGGCAGGGTAActtagattttaccaaaacggttttgATCAAGAAACAACCGAAGAACACAAGGAAAATGGTTCTTGAAACTTGGCCAATCTGGTGAACTACTATACTTTGAATGTGCATGTCTTACCCTGACGTGtccatcttctcttcctccttctcctcctctttcacttctggggagcagCAAGACAgatgaataaaatatttaaaaaatgtaatttaactccaaatcaggGTAGTCTTGGGAACGAGAGTtacctttcttttcctctccttccttctcttcttccttcttgACTCGTTTCGGCTTCTTGTGGTTGGCTGCGTTCCGGCGGCCTCCTCCGTGCCCCTCCGCCTCGTCCTCAGAGTCAGAAAACTCCTCCTCACATGCTATCCTCTTGTCATGGGCCCGAACTGAAAACAGAACAACAGGCATAGTTCTTTAATATACCTTCAAAAGCAAAAACAGGCTTAACCAAAGTTCTGCATTCATGGATGTCTCTTACTGGAGACGCGTTTGTCGgggtcctcctcgtcctcgtctccGCTGTCGGGGTGCGGGGCGTCCTCTGGGATCGCCTGCATCTGGGTACCGGGGGCGTGTGGCAGCATGCGCAGGTTTTCAAACAGACGCTGCTTGATCTTCTCCAGGTACTCGTTGGTGTTCTGGTTGGTCATGTTGGACGGGCTGATGTGCAGCTTGAAGTCGGGCCCAAAGTACTCAAAGTAATCGTTGTAGGGCAGCTCGTTAGGGATGGAGCAGTCCAGGGCCACAGCCGTTTCATAGGTCCAGCAACGAGCCACGTTACGAATGGTGTAGCCGCCGCCGCCCAGCATCAGCAGCGGCAGGTTGAAGCTTTTGATGTACTCAACACATTTGGCGTGGCCTAAAAGAGTCGACACGTACTCATGTTTAATTCCCAGGACGTTTATAAGAGATCACTTTTTGGAGCGTGGCGTGTGTGTTTATACCTTTGATGGTAAGGTTGAAGCAGCCCAGTCTGTCTCCAGAGAGAGAATCAGCTCCACACTGGAGAACCACAGCACTTGGCTGGTACATCTCCATGACTTTAGCCATGatctaaaacacaaaacacaaaaactcaGAAATGTCCTTTTTAGGCATGAACTCCACAGAATGTCCGCACAATGAGGtccggacattctctggagtttgcctttcacttATGAACAAGATTCTCCGGTGTTCACAACAACCCATATCTCTGGAGTGTCCACTCAAGGGGTGGAGCCGCAGGCAGAGGGgggatttatatttaaatagttaCGTGATAAAAACAGACTTACTGGTTTAAAGATAGCTTCATAGGACTCATCGTCGATGCCGTCTCTCAGTGGGTAGTTGACTGCATAGTACTTGCCCTTCCCAGCTCCAATGTCCTGCACATATTGAAAATATATCTCTGAGTTACTGTCCACATCTGCACAAGTAACAACTGGTTTCTACAGGAAAAATTGAGAACAAACGACTCACTCTCAGGTCTCCGGTGCCGGGGAAGTACTCCCCATACTTGTGGAAGGAGACAGTCATGACTCGGTCTGTGGTGTAGAAGGCCTCCTCCACCCCATCACCGTGGTGAATGTCGATGTCTATGTATAACACTCTCTGATGGTACCTGCACAGTACAGACATTTATGTTAACAACATCCTTAGAGACTCCAAGTTCTGGGACAGATAAATAACTGCATTCAAAACTTGCACCCgccaagaaagaagaaaaagtcaAAGGAAGCAATCTGGTGTTTGGCAAATAAGAATGATTTGATTGTGTGCGTCACACATAAAGCTCCATGGCAGGTGTGGATGTAATCCAGCAAAACTATAACCAATACATGCCAGATTCTGTTTTTGCTCCAAATGAAGAAAACCTGTCAGATGGGTGTAGAAACAGGTCATGTAGAAACAGAGCAGCAGCGAGGCTCAACTCACTTGAGCAGCTCGAGGATGGCCAGGACGATGTCGTTGACGTAGCAGAAACCAGAAGCTTCAGACTTCTTGGCGTGATGGAGTCCACCTGCCCAGTTAATGGCGATATCTGTCTGCTGCTTGTTCAGCTTCACTGCTCCAGCTTCAAGAAGAAAGGAACAGAGTCAAAATATGGCGTTAATTAAAATGTTGTCAGTCCTCTGTGAAGACGGTGTCAGTGTTATTGTTGTATGCGTGGTTGGGACAACGCACCGACAGAGCCTCCTGTTGAGAGCTGGCAGAACTCGAACAGACCGTCAAACACTGGACAGTCCTCTCCTACATTGACTGTGAGGAAGAGACCAGGACAGAAAGATTGAACACACATGGACAGAAACAGAGTTAAAAATCAAACTGAACCCAATACAGTTCCTTATGTGGCCCTGCATCATAATTCTGGCACAGTGTCGGAGAACGTGAGCCCTGCAGGAAGAATACAGGAGCATCTGTCGGAGGACAAGTGGACACTCACATCTCTGCATCTGTTTGCTGTACTCAGACATGTTGTCTGGTCGGATGGACCTCAGGAACTTGATGTAGTCATCGCTGTGGTATTTTGTCATCTCTTCACCACTGGCTTTGTGTGGCCGCTGGAAACAGAAGCAAAAAGGTAGTGAGGAGGCCTTTTCTCCACTTGTCAGTAATACTTGGCCAGCAGGGGGTCTCGCACAGATCTGCTGTGTCTGACAAACAGAAGAGCCTGCACACTTTGTAGCGGTCACGTTACAAAAAGAGAAAcgctttgtgttgtgtgcacTGCAGTCTGTGTGACTCAACACTTGCAGGGAAACTTAAATACCATACTTTAAACTGTGAAAACTACTGCATGAGGTTTTAACACTACAGGGACAGATGTTCTGATGGAATTGTAGCACCACTGTCAGAAGCATTTTTTCAATTCAGGAATCTACTAACTGGGGACAATAATGATGGAAAGCTGGTCATCAACCCCAGGGGAGTTCATCTGGAGCTCTACATTCTTTTTGATAATGAGCACCGGGACATGCAGCAACCATCACCTTACAGATCAGATAACTTATTGAAATTGGGATTTAGGAAACTTAGATGTACCAGTGGATGCTGGAATTTTTTAATCGGTACCAACTTAAACACACTCATTAAGGCATGTGTGATTTAAAGCATAGATGGAGAAATCTTTTGATCTCTTTGAAAGTTATTCATCTCAAGTATGTGGCTAAGCGCACAAATCACGATCAAGTTGatgggtttttaaaaaaaaaatacttttgagaATATTGGTGTAATTTAACATGGTTAAGGCTTAAGCCACGGTGAAACTTAAAGATTGTGTGGAGTGATCCAACTCACATAAATCTCCATTTTCCTGTACAGTCCATAGTTGAGAAGGAGGTTGTGTGTCATGCGGATCCTGTGGGGTTTCATGGGATGGCCCTGGCCATAGTAGTAGTTCCCCACGTCACCTTGGAGAGAAACGGACACAGACAAGTTTATTTAACCAATAGAACAAAATAATTGTGTGGTACATTTTATATCCCTCATGTCAGAGTGGACTCAATGCCAAACTTCGTTCAAAAATGTTCCCTGAATACCAATTAGATGTGATGGACACGAACACGTCCTGAGTTTGACCTACATCCACATCACGGCTGATTGATTGTTTCATGTTCACAGTAGGATAATGTACAAAACCCCGTGGAACTGATATTTCAGAGTTATAAAAGCGAGAGTACGATCGATTTGAAGATAGGACTCTCGCTTATTGATTATTCACACGCTTTCTGACCCAGAGGTTTTTCAACATAAAGGGCCACTTTTCCTAAAtagtattaaataaaacaaaagagtgcAGGTGACATTGCTTCAGTGGATACGAGTATTGTGCACGACGACTTCCCCATATCTTGGAAGTTGTTAGACAGACTGATGTGATCCGCGCCGGAATTAGCTCACATACACATTTCACAGTGCAAGGCAAcgctttacaaaataaaaggatgGATTCCGGCCATCGGATAACGGGGGAGTGAGGGGAGCACCGGATGAAACCCTGCGTGCAGCTTCAGGCTATCTGTTAGCGAACATGCTCATGCAGCTGGGATGCGCTACTTAGCCTATCGAggaagctaacgttagcttgcTACACCGGCTAGCTCAGCCGGGTTGTGCTGCACACTCGgttgaagaaaaaagaaggaaaaacatgTAAATTGCCCTGAACGTTGAGGCGCCGTGGAATCTGCTACAGCCGCGAGAGAGTCTGAGGTGAACAAGCTGGATATTTACCGTCATAGTAATAGcaaacttttttctttgttcCTGGAGACAGCGCCATTTTACACCAATTAGCCCCCCGACTCGCACCCACCGGCTCCGCTGCTCCGCTGCTGCACCCGCTGCAACGGGGAGCTCGAGCTGAGCTCTCGCCGACCAATCACAGGCGCTCCCCCGCCCGACCGGGAGGCGCCGGTGAGATAGCGCGAGCCGCTCTAAAGGCTGCAGCCCccatagatagatatatatataaaggcctttatatatatatatatatatatatgtggcaGCCCCAACCAGACAGTGAAGTCTAGACTGTGCACATCTGTAGCCTTTTATACAGGTATACGGATATAACGGATTTTGAGGACATGATAGATGTGTTTAAGGACATGATACAGGATATAAGTATATTAATATAGTGGTATTTTAGGATATGATCGGGGTATTTAAGGATATAATCAAGGTATTTAAGAATATAATCAAGGTATTTAAGAATATGATAAAGGTATTCTGATGATATGAGAAAGGGGTAGTTAAGTACATGATCGAGGTATTTAAGGATGTTATGTAGGGTTATTTAAGGATATGATCATGGTATTTAAGGATATGACAAAGGTTATTTAAGGACATGATTAAGGGGTATTTAGGGACATGATCGAGGTATTTAAGGATATGAGAAAGTTTATTTAAGGTTATCAGACAGGGGGATTTAAGGACATGATCAAGGTTTTTAAGTATATGATATAGAGGTTTTTTAAGGACATGATTGAGGTATTAAGGAGATGATATAGGTATTTAAGGATATGATATAGAGGATTTTAAGAGCATGATCGAGGTATTAAGGATATGATATAGGTATTTAACGATATAATATAGTTATTTAAGGCTGATTG
It encodes:
- the hdac1 gene encoding histone deacetylase 1, translating into MALSPGTKKKVCYYYDGDVGNYYYGQGHPMKPHRIRMTHNLLLNYGLYRKMEIYRPHKASGEEMTKYHSDDYIKFLRSIRPDNMSEYSKQMQRFNVGEDCPVFDGLFEFCQLSTGGSVAGAVKLNKQQTDIAINWAGGLHHAKKSEASGFCYVNDIVLAILELLKYHQRVLYIDIDIHHGDGVEEAFYTTDRVMTVSFHKYGEYFPGTGDLRDIGAGKGKYYAVNYPLRDGIDDESYEAIFKPIMAKVMEMYQPSAVVLQCGADSLSGDRLGCFNLTIKGHAKCVEYIKSFNLPLLMLGGGGYTIRNVARCWTYETAVALDCSIPNELPYNDYFEYFGPDFKLHISPSNMTNQNTNEYLEKIKQRLFENLRMLPHAPGTQMQAIPEDAPHPDSGDEDEEDPDKRVSIRAHDKRIACEEEFSDSEDEAEGHGGGRRNAANHKKPKRVKKEEEKEGEEKKEVKEEEKEEEKMDTSGPKEEVKTT